In Lactuca sativa cultivar Salinas chromosome 5, Lsat_Salinas_v11, whole genome shotgun sequence, the DNA window TTAACCTCCTCATAACATGGTAATAACACCATGAACACCATTTCCCCCTTGGTGTTATAAGTTGTTATAACACCATCTCAACGGGCCCATACCTAATGCTCTAATGCTTCCATAGACCTTTGTGTTTATGTTATCATGATCATTAGTTTGCCCCATTTTGTAGGAAATTCATAGGAAAGAAGTGTTATGGTGATGGTATTTGGTTTCTATCTTTTCTTGATCTTagtgattttttttgtttagagTTTTGTGATTGGTTATCCGATCTATGATTTTTGATGAGTTGTTTTATTCAATTAATTTCGTTGCTATCTTGGAGGTTTTTCCATGAAATCAAATTTGTTAACCGAGAAAAATAGAAATCGGTGGTGTGTTTGAGCTAATTTAATTATATTGAGAATTTCAGGTCttaatattttttcaaaaaagcTTTAcgaaaaatataattataattgaATTTAGTCATGAAAATTCCCCCTGAGTTACTAGTTTTGATTTGGAAATCGTCACTTTTTATGGATTTTGTTATCAAATTTGCAACAGGAGGGGTGTATGTATATTTACTTTTTGCCTCTACAAGACTAGAACAAGTGTCCACGTTTATTTTTCCTTTGTTTTTTTTTGGTATCTAATTTTCTGACTCTTGTTGAATAGTGTAAGAAGATTCATAATAAGGTATTGGATTATAGACATAGTTTTCTCGCTAATTGCAAAAGTTAATGATCAGATAAATCTAAATCAACTTACCAATAAACTGAAGATGTTTGGCAAGTGTTTTTGAAAGGCGATTTTACATGTTTATGGCTACATATTTTCTGGAGAATTTTATCCTGGgaaagatattattattattctttgcAAGCTTAGTAAATCCATATGGTAATGTTGGTATTGACTTGAAGGGCCTCTTTTTTGTATCTGTCCCGGGCctcaaatttatatatatatatatagtaacacagtcttttgggttgccttcgtaACTAGCAACTAGACAGAATGACTTTAAAGAGAGGTTGAatatattatttgaataataaattaaaataattgatttattaatgtattatgaaaataatagattaattataaatcatattatttaattaagagtTAATCAAAAGTTCAGAACTGCTTGACAATTTATTAATAATCGAGGAAATAGGCTCTAGCACCTTCTTAAAAAAGGTTGGACGAAAATCTAGGAAGACCCTAGGTTATGGGCTTGTTGGTACTTAAGGAATTAGGTATCCTCCTAAACGAGTAACATAGAATTAACCATGTCCATTTAATAAGGCGTAAAGCTTACTCCTGCCTAAAGCTTACTCGTAGTAACCTTATGGTCAGCAGTCAGTTAATTCATAGTTGTATACCATAAAGaccaaaaataaaacattttcacCAATTGAAACACACAAATCGAGGCATAAAACAGATCAAATAATCAAATAAGTTACTCATTACATCATTTAACAAACCACAAAATTACCCAAGTAACTACATATAAAACACCAAGTCCTTTTTTTCAAACTCTAtatcaaataaaacaaataatcgATTAGCCTCATGCTCATGATGAGTAAAGTAACCCCCACCCTTCATCTCCCCTCCGATTTCACCAACTGTGAGAAAACCTTACTCATCGACACCCCAGAAATATCATCCCCGCTCGACATCTCAAACTGAGCcgccccatcaccaccaccatcaccgccACGATTAAAGTCATGAATCACTGGCGACAACTCTCCGATCACATTCGTACTATTCTCATCCGGATCATTCTGAAGAACCGCTTCTTGAAGTTGAAGCACATATTCAAGATTCCACAAAACATCACCCATCGAAGGCCTATCAACCCCAAAATCAGACAAACATTTCTCAGCCGTTTCACCAAATTTCCTCAAAGAATCCGCCCGAATCTTCCCCTTCAAAGTCACATCAATTATCTGTTCAAGCTGCCCTTTCTTCTGCCATTTCATCGCCCATTCAGCCAAATTCACCATCTCACGAGGCAAAGACGGGTCGATCACGGGTCGAGCACACAACACCTCAAATAGAACAACTCCAAACGAGTAAACATCTGACTTTTCAGTCAACTGTTGACGCCTAAAGTACTCCGGGTCAAGGTAACCAAAACTACCTTTGACCGCGGTACTTACATGGGTCTGGTCGATTTCGGGCCCCGTTTTCGAGAGCCCGAAATCGGCCACTTTCGCCATTAGATTTTCATCTAACAAAATATTGGCTGACTTCACATCACGGTGGATCACCGCCTTTGAATAACCCGTATGTAAATAATGTAACCCGCGGGCCGCCCCGATGCAGATTTCAAGACGTTGCTTCCAGCTCATGCTTGGAAAACCCGACCCGTATAGATGACTTTTTAAAGTCCCGTTTTCCATGTATTCATATATAAGAATCATTTCGGATTTTTCATCACAGTATCCAATTAGGGAAACTAAATGGCGATGTCTGAATTGTGAAAGCATTTCGATTTCTGTTTGGAATTCGGCTAAACCTTGTTGGGATTTTGGGTTTCCTCTTTTCACAGCTACTTTTGTTCCATCGCTTAAAACACCTTTGTAGACTTTACCAAATCCACCGATTCCGATCACCCAGCTTTCGTCAAAATTGTTGGTGGCTTCTTGAATTGCTGCGAATGGACACCTGTAATTGAAGTTTGAGCCAGCACTAATTGTTGTTCCATTGGAGTATTTGCTGCCCATTGTTTGGGAAATCCCGTTGGTTGATAATGGAATCCAGATCTTTGATTGGTTGAGTTGTTCTTGTTTTCGTTTTTTGTAAACACAGAAGAAAATGACACCTGCTAAAATTGCTACAAGAACTCCGACGACTACACCGATGATCAGACCGATGCTCTTTTTAGAGCTAGAATTGGAGGACGGGATGTTTCCACCGGAAAGACTACCGTCGGAATTACTCAACTTCATAATCTCGACGCCGTTCAGTATAGCGTTGGGGTTAACGTCTTTGATGGAGGAAGGACCGATGCTGATGCGAATTTGGTTTTTATTAAGCGATTGGGTTACGAAATCGGAGTAAGACGCCATGGCTAAGCTTCCGCCGAACTTGGTGGAGAGATCGTAATCGGGTAGAACGTTGGAGTCGTCGATGTAGACGTTGAAGTAGAGTGTATTGGCAGAAGTACTTACGATATCGCAAAAATGGAGGCGGACGAGATACTGGAATCCACGATCCACCGGGAACTCCCAGGTGACGTTGAAATTGGCTTTTGGGTCGTTTTCAGATGCCATCGTTGCGGCGGTTCCATAGACGCTGACCGGAGCATCGTCTTGAGTAGCGCCGTCGGGTGGGTATCTAACAGCGGTGGGATTTGAAACATTCGATTCAAAATTCCGGTTCTTTGAATAGCTCAGATCAGTAACCCAAGATCTCCACAATGAATCATTCCTGGATGTGACCACCGGACCACCCATGTTCACCCTAGCAAGCGTCTCCAGCGCCTTATTCAACATCCCTTTGAAGTTTGTCGGAGGGTTGACGGACATTGCATCATCGGGGATCAACGGATCTGGAACCGAAACAACTTCTAAACCATTCAAGAAAGCAAATGAACTCCCGGTAGGTGTAAAGGTGATTTCAAGGTCGCCGGAGGTGACATTTACTGAATATTCTTTGGTCTGAACACTTTCGGCTTTGAAATCGCTCAACAGAGAGTGATCTGGAGTTGAAACGGAGAAAACTGCGGTGGTTAGATTGTAATTACTGGCGGAGAATGGGAAGAAATAAAGACGGATCCAGTGACGACCGCTTTGAGTGATTCGAAAAGTGTATGTAGATGTTTGTGTAAAGATTCTTGCTGTTTTATACAGCGGAGAGTATTCAGATGAAGGAATTGAATTTGCAGAAGTATCAACCAAAACATTTTGTGGGGTTGAAAGAAAACTCGAAGCCAAACTATCAGATAAAAACACCCGATTGCCGATGGTGGTGTTGCTCGGAGATCCACAATCAATCGAATACTTATCCGCCGGATTAAACTGAGAATAACAAGAAGATAAACACAAGAAGAACACAACCCCGATAAACAGTAGCTTCAACCCCACAAAACCCATCATAATAATTCGATTTCAGATGGGGGTTTTCACAATAATCGATAAAACAAAAGGGGTTTGCTTCGATAAATTAGAAATCTAGGGTTCTTGAACCCAGATCAGTAGCAATTAAGAGATCTACTATCCAATACCCATATAAGATTGAAAGAAAATGAAACACCTGACAGATCAAGAACAGCAGATTTGACGAATTAACCAGATGTTAACTGATGCGCTGTGGAGAACAGAGAAGATATTGGGATTAATCAAAGCATAAATCTAGCGAGGAGCCAGCCAGGCCGGTATGAACAGGACGGCAAGCATCAGATGGTGACAGATTGATAGATTCGTTCGGGTTAACGAAAacgattaataaaataatatgaaaaatCAGCTGTGTATTGATAGGATGAAATTTGGGGTCAAAGGGAAATGGTAAGAAAGTtttgtttttttccttttttttcaaaagGATGATGGAGATTGTTCTTGTTGGTGGTGAGTAGTGGATGAAGACGAGTGTAAAGAGAATCGGAGAAGAAAAAAGATAAAATAGACAACCTCGGTAGAAGCCTGCAATGGCGGAATTAGACCAAAGGAAATGTTTTACTTAGTCACCTTTAACTTTCTAACTGCTCTATATAGGTCCCTTACACTTTTCTTAATTCAAATAAGGTCCACGAAAGCTGTTATTCGCTATAAAGTTTGGCCTTTTGTCCCAATTCATATTCTAGCGTTCGTTTGTTTCCGCATTGATTAGGGTTGTccatcttttttttattttaattttatatatagtggCTTTTTTTAAATAATGGGTTCAAGTCCATATCAAACATAGAAATATAGAtccattaaaaaaattattagttTTATCGTTAAAAAAATACATCTGAGACTTATGTATTACAtaggttaatatatatatatatatatatatatatatatatatatatatatatatatatatatatatataaatgttttaatatttaagaactttaaatttataaaaaataaaaaataataatgaattattatgatAGAAAtagtttttatcttttaaatttaaataaataaacaaaaaaaaaacaaatgagctttaattttgagaattataaaattaaaaaataaattcattAATGACATTGATATCCATTTAAATAGTatatttattacaattattacaataaaatattatatgaaatttaaaaaataaaaaaaaaaaacttataaaataacatgtagaaaaaaaaaattcaaaataactataaaatcacatttgaaaaattaaatgaaaatgcaaCAAATGACAAAGAGAAAACCTATTATAATAGATTCATTATTACATCCACTTGCTTAATGTATATGAAGTTCAAATTGTTCAGTAGATAATTCTTTTTAATATAAACAATTAATAGATACATGATTTCAAGAAAAATATAAGTTTTACATGCCTTTTGAgggaaaaatatataattaaaagagttGAATAATAATGCCACAATTTATTTATGAAGTAAAAATTCAATACGATAATAGTGAGTATATTTATGTCTGTCCTTAAAGTTatctttttattaaaaatatctaTATATTTAAAGTtatctttttattcaaaatatcTATATATTTGTATAAAATAAAACTGCAAGGACAATctgtataaaaaataattttaaaatcaaatctataataataataataataataataataataataataataataataaaggaataaaaatatagtttagttataatatattacgATTTCAATCAAATCAAAACCCATATTAGATTCTTGTTTACTTGAATTCAAAGATATGTAGTTAATGTAGATTATGTAAATATATCTTTTTAGTTTTATAGTTGCGTATTAATGAATTAGCTATCTTTTGGTCTATGTGGTTTATTTAAAATTTGTCATATGAATATGACAATAATTATTCTATAATTTTTTACATTGAGATATTTATTCAAATAGTCTCTTCCAAAACAAATTTTATACAAAAATAGTCCCTTTAACTTATAAAATAGTCTCTTTTTACAAGAAAGTTGCATAAATGATCAGAAaacaaattacacttttaatttataaaataggTCCATATGTTGAATTCTTTTAACAGGAATGATCTCTAAGTTTCAGAAAaactacataaatggtcccttctTAATAACGAATTTGCAAAAATGGTTCTTATTTTTCATAAAATTAAAATACCGTCCCTTTCTATTAGCAAATGTACAGAAATtgttgcagaaatcgggattaaATGGCGATTAGTCGTGGATTAATTGTTTGGCGTTCTCCAACCGTCGAGGATTAGGGTATTAATCGGAAATTTATGATTAATCGAGTTTGGCGAGATTAATCGGTTTcggcgggattaatcggtcaataaaagtaaaaaaaattaaataaaaaaatcaactttttactccaaatttttcaaaattttgaaatttctaatattttttcaaaatattcatattttcaattacaaattttcttattttctaattttgaagtacttgtttttcttaaaatatattaatatttgattaattttgatattttattaataatctatggttCCCGATTAATCTCTACCAAGACTGATTTATCATTTAACATCAGTTAACCGTCGAGCTACcgtcgaacgatttttacaacttTAAAAGTCTGTAAAATAACATCAATTAACCCTATGTATCACAAAACTAGAGAAATGGTCActaaagattaaaaaaattatagaaaTATTCCTTATCTAAGAGAACATTAAGAAAATTTGTACGGAAATGTGAGATTAATAAATATGGTGCAACACGCAGGCCACCCGGTGATTTTAGGCTCTATTTGAGACATTAGTTGAAAAGTTAATAGTTTATTGAAAATTTAATTCTCATAACTGAAAATCTAGGTGTTAGTTAATAAAGTAACTCATAAAATTGAACTTTAGTAAAAAGTAGTTGATAAGACTATCACTAACCTTATTCTATTTATCtcattatgcattgttatgactaATAGGTGTGGACAAAATGTTAATGTATGTTAACACACCAAAACGTTGTCACCTCTCATGTCATGTTAGTCATTGTGTTATAATATCAATTAAGAAAATGAGCAACATGTTATAACATTCATTAATTTCCATGTCATTAttgttttttttcaatttcttttttttttaatttcgatttcttttttttatgtataatatttataaaaacaaatataaattaataaaacatgttatttaattaaatcctaagtaaacataacatttaaaaacaaaaaaaaataataacataacaCAAAAAAAATACATTGAACACAAAAAACACGATAAtcataatttaaaaacataaaacgGTAGTCCTAGTCCAAATATCTCATGTGGATCTTCTCCTTCACCGCATGAAACACTCCCAAATATCATGACAACATATCTTCCTCGTTGGTCCGAAGAATTGCCAAGTCATTCATCATTTGATCTTCATCTTCTTAACGACGAAGGAACTTTGTGTTGGCATTGTACTTCGACTCTTTCTTTTGCTATTAAATTGTGTGCGTCGAAGTTCTCTTATATTTCCACCAACTCTTGTACCATTCTTTCAGCTTCATATGCATGTCGTTGAGCGTGCTTTGCTTTATCGCGTCCGATCGGTCGTCGTAGGGGGAGATCTCTTTGATGTTGACCGGGATCTCATTCAGGTCAACGTTAAAGTCGATGTTAGTTCGTGCGTCGAAACGTGAAACGAACTTGAATTGTGATACCTCTTTGATTGTATCTCCGACGATATTGGCGTTATAATCCATTTTGGATTTTTTCTCACAAACTCCCATGTTTTTTCATACTCGAAAACGTGACCCATTTCGACGCGATATTGCTCCCTTATGGCTCTAAACACATCAAAATTGTTCGCACCACTTTGCTTTTGCGAAACAATATTGTTTTAGGTCCCGTTAAACTTGGTGCACCTACGAATGATTGGAGTCCACTTGCTACTTAGCATATCGGTATTGTGAtatgaaggtttcttcataagTGAGTGCAATTTTCCGAGCATGGCTTCCGAAAAACCAACTTTCCTTATGTCATTTCCTCATCGTTTATTTTTGGAAGTCCCGCACCACGTGACCGCCAAATTATACTCCTCTTTCGGTGTTCGTCGTAGTGGAGGTTCTTTACTTTCCGCGACTGCTTTCCATTTCCTTTTCCCTTTATGTTTCCCTCTCCTATTACCTTTTGGTTGTGTTTCAGCAACTATATCTTGCATTTCTTGTATGGGTGGTGGTTGTGTGGTTGTTTGTGGCATGAAAGCAAAAAtattgaaaatgttttttttgtagGTTTGGGTTTTGTTTCATGTAGGGCGATGTAAGAAATTGCATTGGGATGAGGTGAGATTAAAATTGTTTCCTTGAAATGGTATTTGTGGTGAGTTTTTAGTGTTGAGTCTCATATTGTGTGAACCCCATTAGAGAGGTTGTGTTTGTGTTTGGTGGAGAGATGTTTGGGTTTTGCTCCATGGTTGCAAAAGGGATTGATTTTTGTAAATAAAATGGGAGAAAGAAAAGAATGATGTAAGTAAAAATATTGTgtatatatgtgtatttatatgtaaaaaagtaataggtaatttttttttctttttgaccaTTTCACAACGTTCACATCGGCCGTTTTGACCGTTTATTTTTTAAATTGCGTTTTCATAGCAATGGGATATCACTTAATGACTATGGGGCGGTGTTAGCTTTGTTACCATGTCATTGAGGCTTGGCCACATTGGTCGTAACTCCCCTCAACGTGCTCATAgcgtgtaacgtcccaaaaattacaaatagatttttcattaaaaataaattaaccAATTAAAACATTTATCCCCGAAATTATTAAGTAAAATTCATTTAATTAAAACCATACATTATCAGAGTTAAATTTACAAAACGCATAAACAAACATCTTTGATGTGTGTGTACAGTCCCGTCGAGATCTTCTCACGAATGACCTACAAAATGTTTAATCGACAACTGGAAAAATAAAGCTTAATTAGTTCTCCAATATACCACATATTTCATCATACATACAATGCATCCACACAAGATCTCGACTTTAGCACTGAGCAACCAAACCTCCTAGCCACATACATATATCTTATGTAACAAGGCCAACCCAActcacataacgggccccgcccaaccaTACATAACGGGCGTCGCCCAACTATACATAACTGACTCCGCCCAACTATACATAACGTGCCCCAACCAAGGAGTAAATGAGCCTAGTCTAACCTCCACTGCTAGGagtcacctcctggtcttccatataATACATAAAGTCATATATAGTCTGGGATCTAATAGACATCCGAATAGATGATCCACCTGAGAGCGAATAACCAGACAAGAATATCACAATCATGTATTTGACTAGGAGTTCTTAGGTTATCCAAAATAGACTACATAGAACCCAAGTTATCATTACCACATAACCatatagcataaacacatacataaccaACATAATACATTCCCTTGGCAACTAGCCTTCCTTAGTTAACCTCACCAAACATGACTCCAAATAGAATCATATGATCAATAGTTAAGACCCTATCAGTCTAGCATACTAAATCACCAAGTGCTCTAAACTGCAAGGAATAACAAGAACTTACCCTAGGCCACTATCATACTTGTACTCTAACAATACCTTTATTGTAACATCTGGATCCTAGAGGTACGAATAAATTAAGTAAAATATGGATTTGAAGGGGGTCAAGACGTGAAGGAAGCACCCTCACGTTGTGACATGGCCGTGTTATGTGGGTTGAGTCATTGAAGTGTCACGACGTGACACTATATGGGTCACAAAATGACACTTGAttaaatgaaaaccctaattttcagactttggaccctatttaagggaaGTAAGGGGTTAGGGTTCTTTCACtctcaacctccatcacctccaaaccAGAAAAAGGAAATCGTAATCCCTCTCCTCCATTTTGGGCTCATTTTGGTGTTTGTGCTTGCTTTTGAAGGAAGAATGAGCCATTTGAAGAATTGTAAACGCATTAGCTAGTTTGGAGCTTCATTTTGAGCAAATTTGGAcccttgtaagtgtccaagatttAATCTTTCTTATGCTAGGTTGTTAGATCTATAGTTTTGTCCCATTTTCTTCATGTAATAGTTAGCTAGAATTGTGGGATTCCATATAGTTGACA includes these proteins:
- the LOC111904101 gene encoding receptor-like protein kinase HERK 1 — protein: MMGFVGLKLLFIGVVFFLCLSSCYSQFNPADKYSIDCGSPSNTTIGNRVFLSDSLASSFLSTPQNVLVDTSANSIPSSEYSPLYKTARIFTQTSTYTFRITQSGRHWIRLYFFPFSASNYNLTTAVFSVSTPDHSLLSDFKAESVQTKEYSVNVTSGDLEITFTPTGSSFAFLNGLEVVSVPDPLIPDDAMSVNPPTNFKGMLNKALETLARVNMGGPVVTSRNDSLWRSWVTDLSYSKNRNFESNVSNPTAVRYPPDGATQDDAPVSVYGTAATMASENDPKANFNVTWEFPVDRGFQYLVRLHFCDIVSTSANTLYFNVYIDDSNVLPDYDLSTKFGGSLAMASYSDFVTQSLNKNQIRISIGPSSIKDVNPNAILNGVEIMKLSNSDGSLSGGNIPSSNSSSKKSIGLIIGVVVGVLVAILAGVIFFCVYKKRKQEQLNQSKIWIPLSTNGISQTMGSKYSNGTTISAGSNFNYRCPFAAIQEATNNFDESWVIGIGGFGKVYKGVLSDGTKVAVKRGNPKSQQGLAEFQTEIEMLSQFRHRHLVSLIGYCDEKSEMILIYEYMENGTLKSHLYGSGFPSMSWKQRLEICIGAARGLHYLHTGYSKAVIHRDVKSANILLDENLMAKVADFGLSKTGPEIDQTHVSTAVKGSFGYLDPEYFRRQQLTEKSDVYSFGVVLFEVLCARPVIDPSLPREMVNLAEWAMKWQKKGQLEQIIDVTLKGKIRADSLRKFGETAEKCLSDFGVDRPSMGDVLWNLEYVLQLQEAVLQNDPDENSTNVIGELSPVIHDFNRGGDGGGDGAAQFEMSSGDDISGVSMSKVFSQLVKSEGR